A window of the Halotia branconii CENA392 genome harbors these coding sequences:
- a CDS encoding DUF1257 domain-containing protein yields the protein MSHFSTIKTRLTNRDCLVQALKDLNLSPQVYEKPKALKGYYGGSQGQSAEIIVSGRTIKARADIGFQWNQNSGVYDVIHDKYETSPRLGENFFSHKLMQTYGKRMVRAKAQELQERFGECTIAEETNEQVQTLRLTFAGHQQTQQYARR from the coding sequence ATGTCTCATTTTTCAACAATCAAAACTCGGTTAACCAATCGTGATTGTTTGGTGCAGGCTTTGAAGGATCTGAATCTTTCGCCTCAAGTCTACGAAAAGCCAAAAGCGCTCAAGGGCTACTACGGCGGTTCTCAAGGACAGAGCGCTGAAATCATCGTATCTGGTCGGACAATCAAAGCCCGTGCAGATATCGGTTTCCAGTGGAATCAAAACAGTGGCGTGTACGATGTGATACACGATAAGTATGAAACCTCTCCTCGACTTGGTGAAAACTTCTTCAGCCACAAACTGATGCAAACTTACGGTAAACGGATGGTTCGTGCTAAGGCCCAGGAATTACAAGAAAGATTTGGTGAATGCACGATTGCAGAGGAAACCAACGAACAAGTGCAGACACTACGTTTGACCTTCGCAGGACATCAACAAACCCAACAATACGCACGGAGGTAG
- a CDS encoding DUF2997 domain-containing protein: protein MERSILIHFDKLTGEVRVEAEGFEGLSCLEATQPFEEVLGVVEGDRTFKPEAQQQRMTANHQTRLRQ from the coding sequence ATGGAACGTTCAATACTCATACATTTCGATAAATTGACTGGTGAAGTGCGAGTAGAAGCTGAGGGTTTTGAGGGGCTGTCTTGCCTGGAAGCGACACAGCCATTTGAGGAGGTGTTGGGAGTTGTGGAGGGCGATCGCACTTTTAAACCAGAAGCCCAGCAGCAACGTATGACAGCAAATCACCAAACACGACTGCGGCAGTAA